The following are from one region of the Advenella mimigardefordensis DPN7 genome:
- a CDS encoding Bug family tripartite tricarboxylate transporter substrate binding protein, producing the protein MNRNKTTDVNIIAYQYSDCFCARSVRLNNHRLYISAEGDIKQMKYIFSTILACSISAMPLAGHAAESYPSKPIKLVVPFLPGGIGDVLGRIVGAELSERLGQTVIIENRAGAGGMIGTEYAAKTAPDGYTILQVSSPQIINQVLREKPGYELLRDFVPVSSGVTAPLVLVVPASSKTQSVKDLISVANSRSGGVNFGSGGVGSVGHLAGEMLKRSADIAATHVAYKGNAGVVTDLVGGRLDFFFSSQPEAVHGDAAGTMRAIAVTAPERVKTFPDVPTMIESGYKDFTPTSVYGYMVPKNTPAAIVNRLHDAINSIVTSSAVQNRFETLGLNADPGNIEHWKDTLESETARWRELVKTAGVHVE; encoded by the coding sequence ATGAATCGCAACAAAACGACTGATGTGAACATCATTGCATATCAATATTCAGATTGCTTTTGCGCACGCTCTGTTCGTTTGAATAACCATAGATTATACATATCAGCCGAAGGAGACATTAAGCAAATGAAGTATATTTTTTCTACCATTCTTGCATGTTCCATTTCTGCAATGCCGCTGGCGGGACATGCCGCGGAAAGTTATCCAAGTAAACCAATCAAGCTGGTTGTGCCTTTTTTACCTGGCGGTATTGGCGATGTGTTAGGTCGGATTGTGGGCGCCGAGTTATCTGAGCGTTTGGGGCAGACGGTGATTATTGAGAACCGGGCTGGGGCAGGTGGGATGATCGGCACTGAATATGCGGCCAAGACCGCTCCGGATGGCTATACCATTTTGCAGGTCTCGTCACCTCAGATCATCAACCAGGTGCTCAGAGAGAAGCCAGGATACGAGCTGCTACGTGATTTTGTACCCGTTTCCAGCGGTGTAACGGCTCCACTTGTGCTGGTTGTACCCGCATCGTCAAAAACGCAATCGGTGAAGGACCTCATCAGTGTTGCGAACTCCAGAAGCGGCGGTGTGAACTTTGGTTCCGGTGGAGTCGGGTCAGTGGGTCACCTCGCGGGGGAAATGCTCAAGCGTAGCGCCGATATTGCGGCTACTCACGTAGCGTACAAGGGAAACGCAGGCGTTGTCACCGATTTAGTTGGCGGCCGTCTGGATTTTTTCTTTTCCTCGCAGCCTGAGGCCGTACATGGAGATGCCGCTGGAACCATGCGGGCCATTGCAGTGACAGCACCCGAGCGCGTCAAAACCTTTCCTGATGTGCCCACCATGATAGAGTCGGGCTATAAAGACTTCACACCAACCAGTGTTTACGGCTATATGGTGCCCAAAAACACACCAGCAGCTATCGTTAACCGCCTGCATGACGCGATTAACAGCATTGTAACTTCTTCTGCAGTGCAGAACCGTTTCGAGACGCTTGGACTCAATGCCGATCCGGGTAATATTGAGCATTGGAAAGACACATTGGAGTCCGAAACAGCACGGTGGCGTGAACTTGTAAAAACGGCTGGCGTACATGTTGAATAA
- a CDS encoding LysR family transcriptional regulator, producing MELRHLRYFIAAAEEEHFGRAADRMCITRPAISQIIADLENELSLTLFERAPGRVKLTAAGRGLLPRLQNIMDELNVSLDMAREMSDGKRGTLRIAYGTLTLLHPIFRAAIKQFRESFPDVTLSLLEMVTSQQSVALAEGKIDAGFMNFGERPVQLPRKWNHGLVAQNHKDLDWLLIQSSGLGVVMPNDHQLAHHSAITLDMLEHERFIVVPQSSGSHGFALLYALCEKAGFEPQVAQEVTSISSQLNLVSVGIGIGFTILGKNFYYPDNVTVVPLANVDYHSNFVFAWIKDQRDPVLEHMINIIAALSKKMA from the coding sequence ATGGAATTACGGCATTTACGTTATTTCATCGCCGCGGCAGAAGAGGAACACTTTGGCAGGGCTGCCGATCGGATGTGCATCACACGGCCGGCCATTTCCCAAATCATTGCAGACCTGGAGAACGAACTCTCCCTGACACTCTTTGAACGCGCTCCCGGCCGAGTAAAACTGACTGCAGCCGGACGAGGTTTGCTGCCACGCCTGCAAAACATTATGGATGAGCTCAACGTATCGCTGGACATGGCCAGGGAAATGAGTGACGGCAAAAGAGGCACTTTAAGGATCGCCTATGGGACGCTAACGTTGCTGCATCCTATTTTTCGTGCCGCCATTAAGCAATTTCGGGAATCGTTTCCCGATGTCACGCTGTCGCTGCTGGAAATGGTGACTTCGCAGCAATCTGTGGCGCTGGCTGAAGGTAAAATTGACGCTGGTTTTATGAATTTTGGTGAGCGACCAGTACAGTTGCCACGAAAATGGAACCATGGCCTGGTTGCCCAAAACCACAAAGATCTCGATTGGCTTTTGATCCAAAGTAGCGGCCTTGGCGTGGTCATGCCAAATGACCACCAACTGGCGCATCATTCAGCAATCACACTTGACATGCTGGAGCACGAACGTTTTATTGTCGTGCCGCAATCCAGCGGCAGTCATGGATTCGCCTTGCTGTACGCACTTTGCGAGAAAGCAGGTTTTGAACCACAGGTTGCCCAGGAAGTCACATCCATATCATCGCAATTGAATCTCGTATCGGTAGGCATAGGCATCGGCTTTACGATACTCGGAAAAAATTTCTATTACCCGGACAACGTGACGGTCGTGCCTCTGGCTAATGTCGATTACCACAGCAATTTTGTTTTTGCCTGGATTAAGGATCAACGGGATCCTGTTCTGGAGCATATGATTAACATCATCGCTGCGCTATCGAAGAAAATGGCCTAG
- a CDS encoding iron-containing alcohol dehydrogenase family protein yields MTSGNASFQHISPELRVYSGVDCFDGLKRELARNGCRRAVVVCGRTIASSDTLNLLRSSLGPLFAGVSPTAREQTPLPAVMGTVSALKEFSADSIIAVGGGSAAVTARAAGILFAEPLPVQELCTRRTDDGRFFSPRLKEPKIPQFMVPTTPSTAFVKVGCGVHEEQTGQRYALFDPKTRTKGIFIHPEMLCSAPAQLVRNAALNTFCTAIEALESPRSDPFAQAFLMHAIRLLAENIERLDDPQQGVHENLVLAAILGGRGTEQSGAGLASVLAHAIGYHSRVSNGLVNAIVLPHTMRFNEPLTEYGRSRLAQALSGALPAVSGVFQASATISMVQSLLNSISPVHRLRDIDINQAAFPMIARAAMADWFISRTPRPVEESETLLALLQASW; encoded by the coding sequence ATGACCTCCGGCAATGCTTCTTTCCAGCATATTTCACCTGAGTTGCGGGTTTATTCGGGTGTTGATTGCTTTGACGGTCTTAAACGCGAACTTGCAAGAAACGGGTGCCGTCGTGCGGTCGTTGTTTGCGGCAGAACGATTGCCAGTTCAGATACGCTCAATCTGCTTCGTTCGTCCCTTGGCCCGCTTTTTGCCGGTGTCTCACCGACAGCACGCGAACAGACACCGTTGCCTGCCGTAATGGGAACGGTGAGTGCGCTTAAGGAGTTTTCCGCCGACAGCATTATTGCCGTTGGCGGCGGTTCCGCTGCAGTCACGGCCCGTGCTGCCGGCATTCTGTTTGCCGAGCCGTTACCTGTGCAGGAGCTCTGTACGCGCAGGACAGATGATGGCCGGTTTTTCAGTCCGCGTCTGAAGGAACCGAAAATTCCGCAGTTTATGGTTCCTACCACACCCAGTACCGCATTCGTTAAAGTTGGCTGTGGTGTGCACGAAGAGCAAACAGGTCAGCGCTACGCATTGTTCGATCCGAAAACCCGTACGAAAGGCATTTTTATTCACCCGGAAATGCTGTGTTCAGCGCCAGCTCAACTGGTCAGAAATGCGGCGCTTAACACCTTTTGCACCGCAATTGAAGCGCTTGAGTCGCCCCGCAGTGATCCTTTTGCACAAGCCTTTCTGATGCACGCAATACGTCTTCTGGCTGAGAATATTGAACGGCTGGACGATCCACAGCAAGGCGTTCACGAAAACCTGGTGCTTGCAGCGATACTGGGCGGGCGTGGTACAGAGCAAAGTGGGGCGGGCCTGGCTTCAGTTCTCGCACATGCTATCGGTTATCACAGCCGTGTTTCGAATGGGTTGGTGAATGCGATTGTACTGCCGCATACGATGCGGTTTAACGAACCGCTCACAGAATATGGCCGCTCCCGTCTCGCCCAAGCGCTCAGTGGCGCATTGCCCGCCGTTTCGGGCGTTTTCCAGGCGTCTGCTACTATTTCAATGGTGCAATCATTGCTTAACAGCATATCTCCGGTACATCGACTAAGAGACATCGATATCAATCAGGCAGCATTTCCAATGATTGCCCGGGCGGCCATGGCCGATTGGTTCATCAGCCGCACCCCGCGTCCGGTAGAAGAATCAGAAACGCTTTTGGCTTTGCTGCAGGCAAGTTGGTAG
- a CDS encoding CaiB/BaiF CoA transferase family protein produces the protein MATTKSTNSLPLCDIKVIELAHLISGPLCGQMLADEGAEVIKVEPPGGELTRHRDPLRHIGSEKIAAYYASLNRDKKSIVLDLKNQGGSSVVRQLLESADVLLTNMRPAALKRLELDPQTLHAQYPRLIVACITGFGMENAGEHADRAGLAMVAEAMSGATGITRDHEGNPVWCGFPLGDVMASVATHSAILLALRDRERHGMGRIIDLGLVECMLPIVSVAMARSQWQDEAVSDFAGSNYHGVPCGTFPASDGYVTIGVNRDDFWRQLCIAMDRPELGTDPRYATYVQRARRQREVHDITAAFTRNHTRAEITERLIAADVPVGNIQNMDEVIEDAYLTGRGMLQQVDDGFGGLFTLPANPAWPARPAHQPRIPRLNEHREQVLDSLGVTRDQIETLLHTGAFGPTAAEPV, from the coding sequence ATGGCAACAACGAAAAGCACCAACTCTCTCCCCCTTTGTGACATAAAAGTAATTGAACTGGCTCATTTGATTTCCGGACCACTGTGCGGACAAATGCTTGCCGACGAAGGAGCCGAGGTGATAAAAGTGGAGCCGCCCGGTGGTGAACTGACACGCCATCGGGATCCACTACGACATATTGGTAGTGAAAAAATTGCGGCATATTACGCCTCATTGAACCGCGACAAAAAAAGCATTGTTCTTGATCTGAAAAATCAGGGTGGCAGCAGCGTTGTAAGGCAATTGCTCGAATCGGCAGACGTTTTGCTGACCAATATGCGCCCCGCTGCACTGAAGCGACTGGAACTGGACCCGCAGACGCTGCATGCACAGTATCCACGACTGATCGTCGCCTGCATTACCGGCTTTGGCATGGAAAACGCCGGTGAGCATGCCGACCGTGCCGGCCTAGCCATGGTGGCCGAAGCGATGTCCGGCGCCACAGGCATTACTCGCGACCACGAGGGCAACCCCGTGTGGTGCGGGTTTCCTTTGGGAGACGTTATGGCTTCAGTGGCCACCCACTCCGCCATTCTGCTTGCCCTGCGAGATCGGGAACGTCACGGTATGGGACGTATCATTGATCTTGGGCTGGTGGAATGCATGCTACCCATCGTCTCTGTCGCGATGGCCCGGTCTCAATGGCAGGACGAAGCCGTATCGGATTTTGCCGGTTCGAACTACCACGGCGTGCCCTGCGGAACCTTCCCAGCGTCTGATGGATACGTCACCATTGGTGTTAACCGGGACGATTTCTGGAGACAACTGTGTATTGCCATGGATCGTCCCGAACTGGGTACCGATCCGAGATACGCCACCTACGTTCAGCGGGCAAGAAGACAGCGCGAGGTTCATGACATCACTGCTGCCTTCACACGCAATCACACGCGTGCTGAGATTACGGAACGCCTGATCGCCGCCGATGTGCCGGTGGGCAATATACAGAATATGGATGAAGTGATAGAAGATGCCTACCTGACTGGCCGCGGGATGCTACAGCAAGTGGACGATGGCTTTGGTGGTCTATTTACCCTTCCGGCAAATCCGGCATGGCCCGCCCGGCCAGCTCACCAGCCCAGAATTCCCCGACTGAATGAACATCGCGAGCAGGTCCTTGACTCGCTCGGCGTGACGCGGGACCAAATAGAAACGCTTCTACATACAGGTGCGTTCGGGCCGACAGCGGCAGAGCCCGTTTGA
- a CDS encoding acyl-CoA dehydrogenase family protein, producing the protein MNIASSPEMESIRDMVIRFMENEVVPVIADYEAREEFPRALIKKAGAAGLYGAMFPESVGGSDMGYLAAAIIQEEMARIEVRFAHCNNQQGSSCPSCIYFGGSQEQIRRYVPALLAGETIGLMSLTEPGGGSDPSGNMKTFAKRDGDVYRITGQKMFASMAKETDVGVLFARTDKNAGAKGVSAFIVHPKKHPGWNAQPVDMMGLSKAFRTTVLFLDDFVVPVEDRLGEEGDGFKIAMQGLQPGRITVAGKALGIARACFEDAVRYANDRTLRGQPIGRFQMIQSDIAEMAVAIDASRALIYQAASALDQSLPANRLVAIAKYHASQTAKMCADKAMQIFGGYGLATEYRISRLRSYADLFFTGEGSANVQKILIAEDALGYKLADRHHGRTGLRDIRKDDAGAQIAATEA; encoded by the coding sequence ATGAATATCGCATCCAGTCCGGAAATGGAGTCTATTCGGGACATGGTTATCCGCTTTATGGAAAATGAAGTGGTACCCGTCATTGCAGACTATGAAGCACGTGAAGAATTTCCGCGAGCCCTGATAAAAAAAGCCGGTGCAGCTGGCCTGTATGGTGCCATGTTTCCCGAATCAGTCGGCGGTAGCGACATGGGTTATCTTGCTGCAGCCATCATTCAGGAAGAGATGGCCCGTATTGAAGTCCGATTCGCGCATTGTAATAACCAGCAGGGCTCGTCATGTCCCAGTTGTATTTATTTCGGCGGAAGCCAGGAACAGATTCGTCGATACGTCCCTGCTCTGCTCGCGGGCGAAACCATAGGCCTGATGTCTCTGACCGAGCCCGGTGGCGGTTCGGATCCGTCCGGCAACATGAAAACGTTCGCAAAACGCGATGGGGACGTATATCGTATAACCGGACAGAAAATGTTTGCGTCTATGGCAAAAGAAACCGATGTCGGTGTGCTGTTTGCACGTACCGATAAAAATGCAGGAGCAAAAGGTGTCAGCGCCTTTATTGTTCACCCCAAAAAACACCCTGGCTGGAATGCTCAGCCAGTAGACATGATGGGACTGTCCAAGGCCTTTCGCACTACCGTGCTCTTTCTTGATGATTTCGTCGTACCTGTAGAAGATAGGCTGGGCGAAGAAGGCGATGGCTTCAAGATCGCCATGCAGGGGCTTCAGCCCGGGCGTATTACTGTCGCAGGAAAAGCGCTGGGCATCGCCCGCGCATGCTTTGAAGACGCGGTACGCTACGCCAACGACCGCACTCTGCGGGGACAGCCGATAGGCCGTTTTCAGATGATACAGTCGGATATCGCCGAAATGGCCGTTGCCATTGATGCCAGTCGCGCCTTGATCTACCAGGCCGCCAGTGCGCTTGATCAAAGTCTGCCGGCTAACCGGCTGGTGGCTATCGCTAAATACCATGCGTCACAGACCGCAAAAATGTGCGCGGATAAAGCCATGCAGATTTTTGGCGGCTATGGGCTGGCCACGGAATATCGGATATCACGACTGCGTTCCTATGCCGATCTGTTCTTTACAGGAGAGGGCTCTGCAAACGTACAGAAAATCCTGATCGCTGAAGATGCCTTGGGCTACAAGCTGGCCGATCGCCATCACGGTCGAACCGGCTTGCGCGATATACGCAAGGACGATGCGGGGGCACAAATCGCAGCCACGGAGGCCTGA